In Topomyia yanbarensis strain Yona2022 chromosome 2, ASM3024719v1, whole genome shotgun sequence, one DNA window encodes the following:
- the LOC131681191 gene encoding uncharacterized protein LOC131681191 has product MNRLFPHAEDLNQEEVDYELMIREQPEDAFLQDLQAKQRHLRSLFRADQAEGRNYRSTINIMHEVAHIEGRISMLETALSRKVEQKLESRVLHYWYRVKRCLANNDEEKKIRRDLTRRIEKVMQNFQFGPPLSPFKNKINSIIQEAEGAEGTQDQRFPIPAPTPLDFNQAPSVNPPPDTGKGAVPKRPTEPLLEKGADATVTVTKKEWEDMQRALSDLMKRVQLNIQPNVVERRRDHELNTFETTSTERPPRPTLSNLPGRDQNTDSSEDERDSRLLTRFPGGRQNYQDSTDDSHRSFGRHSTSRYSDEQPRYQEQRRSYCGRNEAHGRVEKWKLRFTGEPRSITVENFLYKAKKLAEREGVPKKMLLRDIHMLLDGAASDWFFTYVDDFYSWDVFETSITYRFGNPNQDQGIRSKIQERKQQRGEPFIAFVTEIEKLNRMLSRPLSKRRKFEVIWDNMRQHYRSKTSIVEINDLQQLIRLNYRIDAADPQLHQQTENQFRRPINQIEADGSDYESDRSVPLNLLRSRPGRDSSFPTTRPGQQVSSGATMQRVERPIQGQVTIKCWNCQGEGHGWRQCTKPKLVFCYGCGSLGRTIRNCERCVYHIKLRASKCPHLKVKIFDTEIEALLDSGAGISVLNSLELVQKYGLKIQPAPIRVSTADGTNYKCLGCLNIPFTYKNVTKVIPTIVVPEISRKLILGADFWEYFKIKPMIDMGHGPEELETVNPKEDSTICFTIEPTEVPSQAEVETEDDTLDIPVYEGPTESIPDPELIETEHALSADQRRQLTEVIKGFELTSTGRLGRTHLIEHSITLKEGAVPRNPPMYKCSPYVQDAINAEVERFKKLDAIEECYSEWTNPLVPVMKKNGKVRVCLDSRKINKLTVKDTYPMRNMQDIFRRLGKAKYFSVIDLKDAYFQIPLKEESRNLTAFRTAEGVFRFKVLPFGLMNAPFTMSRLMAKAIGFDLEPRVFVYLDDIIIATESFEEHLKLLKRVAERLRRAGLTISLDKSRFCRKQVMYLGYLLSENGLTIDSGRIQPILDYARPKTQQDIRRLMGLAGFYQRFIKEYSRITAPITDLLSKENKRFTWTKEAESGFNELKSVLTSAPILGNPDFSRMFTIESDASDRAVGAALVQEQGGETRVISYFSKKLNRTQRRYSAVEKECLGVLSAIHHFRHYVEGTKFRVVTDARSLLWLFNLGTETGNAKLLRWALRIQAYDFDLEYRKGKSNILADCLSRSIEVDSITLLQADQAYEDLVEKIRANPAKHSDKRIVDGKVFQYEKTNSGQSDPRFAWKHFPPTAKRKEIINKEHEKAHFGFEKTLAAVKQHFHWPRMSEEIRRFCRECLKCQVSKSGNVNVTPPMGAQKPVEYPWQFITLDYVGPLPASGRNRNTCLLVATDVFSKFVLVQPFREAKASSLVEFVENMIFRLFGVPEIMLTDNGSQFVSKTFTSLLEAYQVSHWLTPAYHPQVNNTERVNRVITTAIRATLKKGHNHWADDVQEIANAIRNAVHDSTKYSPYFVVFGRNKISDGREYGYVRDNYQPSADDDNSVSDRRKKLFEEVRTNLTLAYQKHAKTYNLRSNAKCASYTVGEKVLKQTFDLSDKGKGFCKKLAPKYEPAVVRKVLGSNTYELEDLAGKRFGVYFANRLKKLHSSHLNN; this is encoded by the exons atgaatcgaCTCTTCCCACATGCCGAAGATTTGAACCAAGAGGAGGTCGATTATGAGTTGATGATTCGGGAGCAACCAGAAGATGCATTCTTACAAGATCTTCAAGCGAAACAGAGACATTTGCGAAGTTTGTTCAGGGCAGATCAGGCCGAAGGTCGAAATTATCGGTCGACGATTAACATTATGCATGAAGTTGCGCATATTGAGGGAAGAATTTCAATGTTAGAAACAGCTTTATCAAGAAAGGTGGAACAAAAACTGGAATCGAGAGTTCTTCATTATTGGTACAGGGTAAAAAGGTGTTTGGCTAACAACGACGAAGAAAAAAAGATTCGTCGGGACCTGACTCGGCGAATCGAGAAGGTCATGCAGAATTTTCAATTTGGGCCACCGCTGTCTCCGTTTAAGAACAAGATAAATAGCATTATCCAAGAAGCTGAAGGGGCAGAAGGTACGCAAGATCAGAGGTTTCCCATTCCGGCTCCTACGCCATTAGATTTTAATCAGGCGCCTTCCGTCAATCCTCCACCAGACACAGGGAAAGGAGCCGTGCCTAAACGGCCAACAGAGCCACTTCTAGAAAAAGGTGCAGATGCCACAGTGACGGTGACCAAGAAAGAATGGGAGGATATGCAACGGGCGTTATCGGACCTGATGAAACGGGTTCAACTGAACATTCAGCCTAACGTAGTCGAACGGCGAAGGGACCACGAACTCAATACTTTCGAGACGACTTCAACGGAAAGACCACCACGGCCAACATTGTCAAACTTGCCAGGACGAGACCAGAACACGGATTCAAGCGAAGATGAACGCGATAGTCGATTATTAACGAGATTTCCTGGAGGCCGGCAAAATTACCAGGACAGCACAGATGACTCCCACAGAAGCTTCGGAAGACACTCAACTTCCAGATACTCCGATGAACAACCTCGGTATCAGGAACAAAGACGATCCTATTGTGGAAGGAATGAAGCGCACGGACGGGTAGAGAAATGGAAGTTACGATTTACGGGAGAGCCAAGGTCCATCACAGTCGAAAATTTCCTTTACAAAGCCAAGAAACTAGCAGAACGAGAGGGAGTGCCCAAAAAAATGCTGTTGAGGGATATTCACATGCTCTTAGATGGAGCAGCATCAGATTGGTTTTTCACGTACGTGGATGATTTCTACTCTTGGGACGTTTTCGAAACGAGCATAACGTATCGGTTTGGGAACCCTAACCAAGATCAGGGAATTCGTTCAAAGATCCAGGAAAGAAAACAACAGCGCGGAGAACCTTTTATCGCCTTCGTCACCGAAATCGAAAAACTGAACCGCATGCTGTCTCGACCACTATCCAAACGAAGGAAATTTGAAGTGATCTGGGACAACATGCGCCAGCATTACAGATCTAAGACTTCAATTGTCGAAATAAACGATCTCCAACAACTGATCAGGTTAAACTACCGAATCGACGCAGCGGACCCGCAGCTACATCagcaaacggaaaaccaatttCGCCGCCCCATTAACCAAATCGAGGCCGACGGAAGTGACTACGAAAGCGATCGTTCCGTCCCGCTAAACCTACTTAGAAGTCGACCAGGTAGAGACTCCTCTTTTCCTACTACAAGACCGGGACAACAAGTATCGTCAGGGGCTACAATGCAACGAGTTGAACGACCTATTCAGGGACAGGTCACGATAAAATGCTGGAATTGTCAGGGGGAGGGACACGGCTGGCGACAGTGCACGAAACCCAAACTAGTGTTTTGCTATGGTTGCGGGAGTCTGGGACGAACGATTCGAAACTGCGAACGTTGC GTTTATCATATTAAATTACGCGCCAGCAAATGTCCCCatttaaaagtaaaaatttTTGACACTGAAATCGAAGCTCTTCTAGATTCCGGGGCGGGAATAAGTGTTCTAAACTCCCTCGAACTGGTACAAAAATACGGCTTGAAAATTCAGCCAGCTCCAATACGCGTTTCGACGGCCGATGGGACAAATTATAAGTGTCTCGGCTGTTTGAACATTCCCTTCACCTACAAAAATGTTACAAAGGTAATTCCAACAATTGTTGTTCCAGAAATCTCGAGGAAATTGATCCTTGGGGCAGACTTTTGGgaatactttaaaattaaaccgATGATAGATATGGGCCATGGCCCGGAGGAACTGGAAACCGTAAACCCGAAAGAGGATTCGACAATTTGCTTCACAATCGAGCCAACGGAGGTTCCATCGCAGGCGGAAGTGGAAACCGAAGACGACACGTTAGACATTCCAGTCTATGAAGGGCCAACCGAATCAATACCAGATCCAGAATTGATAGAGACTGAACATGCTCTCAGTGCAGACCAACGAAGACAACTTACGGAAGTCATAAAAGGCTTCGAGCTGACTTCTACCGGCAGACTGGGGCGAACACACCTAATCGAACACAGTATAACCCTCAAAGAAGGAGCGGTACCACGAAATCCCCCGATGTACAAATGTTCACCCTACGTTCAAGATGCCATCAACGCCGAAGTTGAACGCTTCAAAAAGCTCGATGCCATTGAGGAATGCTATTCGGAATGGACGAATCCGCTTGTACCGGTGATGAAAAAGAACGGCAAGGTTAGAGTGTGCCTGGACTccagaaaaatcaacaaactgacagtAAAGGACACTTACCCAATGCGAAATATGCAGGACATATTTCGGCGTCTGGGaaaagcaaaatatttttcagTGATAGATTTAAAGGATGCCTACTTTCAGATACCACTGAAAGAAGAAAGCAGGAACTTAACAGCATTTCGTACAGCGGAGGGGGTATTCAGATTTAAAGTACTGCCCTTCGGTTTGATGAATGCGCCATTCACAATGTCGCGTTTGATGGCAAAGGCGATTGGGTTTGACCTCGAACCACGTGTGTTTGTATATCTCGATGATATAATCATCGCAACGGAGTCGTTTGAAGAACACCTGAAGCTGCTCAAAAGGGTGGCCGAAAGACTCCGCCGAGCAGGATTAACCATCTCACTCGACAAATCACGATTTTGTCGCAAGCAGGTGATGTACTTGGGTTACCTACTGAGTGAAAACGGGTTGACGATCGACAGTGGACGGATTCAACCAATTTTGGACTATGCACGTCCCAAAACGCAGCAGGACATTCGAAGGCTGATGGGACTGGCCGGCTTTTACCAACGCTTTATAAAAGAATACAGCAGGATCACGGCCCCCATAACGGACCTCCTATCAAAGGAAAACAAACGGTTTACGTGGACGAAAGAAGCCGAAAGTGGATTCAATGAACTGAAATCAGTGTTGACATCAGCACCAATCCTTGGAAACCCAGATTTCAGTCGTATGTTCACTATCGAATCAGATGCGTCGGACCGAGCCGTCGGGGCAGCGCTTGTGCAAGAGCAAGGCGGGGAAACGCGAGTAATAAGCTACTTTAGCAAAAAGCTAAACCGCACACAGCGACGGTACTCAGCAGTCGAAAAGGAATGCTTAGGTGTTCTATCTGCAATACACCACTTCCGTCACTATGTTGAAGGTACGAAGTTTCGGGTGGTAACGGACGCCAGAAGCTTACTCTGGTTATTCAATCTCGGTACAGAGACGGGGAATGCGAAGTTGCTAAGATGGGCGCTCCGCATTCAGGCCTATGACTTCGACCTTGAGTACCGAAAGGGGAAAAGCAACATTCTGGCAGACTGTTTGTCAAGATCGATAGAGGTTGACTCAATCACGCTGCTGCAGGCCGATCAAGCATACGAAGACCTCGTTGAAAAGATTCGAGCGAACCCAGCCAAACACAGCGACAAGCGAATTGTAGATGGAAAAGTGTTCCAATATGAGAAAACCAATAGCGGGCAGAGTGACCCAAGGTTTGCTTGGAAACACTTCCCACCGACAGCAAAACGTAAGGAAATCATTAATAAGGAACACGAAAAAGCCCACTTCGGGTTCGAAAAGACCTTGGCCGCCGTGAAACAACACTTCCATTGGCCCAGAATGAGTGAGGAAATTCGTCGGTTTTGTCGGGAGTGTCTGAAATGCCAGGTTAGCAAATCAGGGAATGTTAACGTCACCCCACCGATGGGAGCACAGAAACCGGTAGAGTACCCATGGCAGTTCATAACGCTGGATTACGTCGGCCCACTACCGGCGTCCGGCAGAAATAGGAACACTTGCCTTCTTGTCGCAACggacgtcttcagcaaatttgttctGGTCCAGCCATTCCGGGAAGCCAAAGCAAGTTCACTGGTCGAATTCGTGGAAAACATGATTTTCCGACTATTCGGGGTACCAGAGATCATGCTCACGGACAATGGATCGCAGTTCGTCTCAAAAACTTTTACGAGTCTGCTAGAGGCTTATCAAGTGTCCCACTGGCTAACCCCTGCATACCACCCTCAGGTCAACAACACCGAAAGGGTGAATCGCGTCATTACGACGGCAATACGGGCAACTTTAAAAAAAGGCCACAATCATTGGGCAGACGATGTTCAGGAAATCGCCAACGCAATCCGTAACGCAGTTCATGACTCCACAAAGTACAGCCCGTACTTTGTCGTTTTTGGTCGGAACAAGATTTCGGACGGAAGGGAGTACGGTTACGTAAGGGACAACTATCAGCCAAGCGCGGATGACGACAATTCTGTTTCCGATAGACGGAAGAAACTGTTCGAGGAAGTGCGAACCAATCTGACCCTGGCGTACCAAAAACACGCTAAAACATACAACCTTCGATCAAATGCTAAATGTGCTTCTTATACAGTGGGGGAGAAGGTGCTGAAGCAAACCTTTGACCTTTCTGACAAGGGGAAAGGGTTTTGCAAAAAGCTAGCGCCCAAGTACGAACCGGCTGTCGTGCGGAAGGTACTTGGCTCCAATACCTATGAATTGGAAGATCTTGCGGGAAAAAGATTTGGGGTCTACTTCGCTAACCGTCTGAAAAAGTTGCACTCTTCTCATCTAAACAATTAA